The Pontibacter sp. SGAir0037 DNA segment CACCAGTAGGAGAACCCAAACAAGTGGTATATGAAGAGGGTATTTATGTAGGGTACCGTTATTTCGATACTTTTAAAGTAAAACCTGCTTATGAGTTTGGCTACGGTTTATCCTATACAAATTTTGATTACAGCAAGCTGAAGCTGAGTTCCAATAAATTTAAAGACAAGATTACTGTTACACTGGATGTTAAAAATACAGGTACAGTGGCTGGCAAGGAAGTAGTGCAACTATACCTATCGGCACCGTCTAAGGTTATGGAGAAACCAGAGAAAGAATTAAAGGGCTTTGCAAAAACGGATCTGCTACAGCCTGGCCAGACACAAACGCTAACTTTTGTACTAGATGCACACGCTCTGTCTTCTTTCGATAGTGATCAGTCCGCCTGGGTAGCTGAAGCAGGTAATTATACTATTAGAGCGGGTGCCTCTTCCAAAAACATCAGGCAAACTACTTCTTTTAAGCTGCCTGAAAGTATCGTGGCTGAGAAAGTGAATAAGGTACTGGTGCCACAGGTTGCTATTCAGGAATTAAAAGTTTCAAAGTAAGTAATCACAATTTAGCAGGAAATTAATTGAAAATGTTTTTCGTAATTACCTTTTAATTTTTAACTTAGTGCGTTAAGTTTAATGAAGAAGCTAAAACATCGTCTGCGGTGGAATAATAAAAGGAAGTTATAGCTGTTTTAAAAATATAAGCATGAAAGTATTGTCGAAGAGTACCATCCTGATTGCCTTCGTTCTGTTCAGCCTGCTGGGTATAAATAACGCGACTTACGGGCAAAAACATCCCGAAACAAAGCTTGGTTGGAAGCTGGGGGCTCAGGCTTATACATTTAAACAATTTACTTTTTTCGAAGCTATTGATAAGATAGACAGTTGCAACCTGAGATTTGTAGAGGCTTATCCTGGGCAGGTACTTGGTGGAGGTATGGAAGGGAAAATGGATTATAAAATGCCGGATGAGCAGCGAAAGGAAATCCTGAAAAGACTAAAGAAAAAAGGTGTGAAGATGGTTTCTTTTGGTGTGATAGCCCCTGGTAGTGAGGAGGAGTGGCGGGAGTTATTCTTATTCGCTAAAGCCATGGGGATAGAAACTATCACATCTGAACCTAAGCCCGAAGATCTGCCACTGCTTTCTAAGCTGTGCGAAGAGTTTAAGGTAAATGTTGCCATTCATAACCACCCGCAGCCAACACGTTACTGGAGCCCTGATATTGTACAGGCAGCCCTGGAGGGGCAAAGCAAGCGTATTGGGGTATGCGCAGATATTGGTCACTGGACCCGCTCCGGCCTGGATCCCGTCTCTTGTTTAAAGCAGCTGGAAGGACGTGTTTTTCAGCTGCATGTTAAAGATATGCACGAAAAAGACCTGAAAGCGCATGATGTGCATTGGGGAGATGGAGTTACCAATATCGCAGGTGTGATACAGGAACTGATCAGACAGGATTTCAAAGGTATTCTCTCTGCTGAGTATGAGTACAACTGGTATAAAAGCACTCCGGATGTAAAGGAAAGCGTGCAGTATTTCAGAAGCGTGGTTAGTAAAGAATTAAAAGGTAGTACATTATAAAGGGGAGTAGATATGAGAAGGCGTTCTGTTGTAAAGAGCCTGCTATTTTTTACAGGGGGGGTAATGATTTTGCCTTCCTGCATAACCGAGGAAAGAAAGGCTTCTGTTCTGCTAAACAATCTTTCGGTTTCAGAAGATCAGGAAAAGTTATTGGCAGAGGTAGCTGAAACAATTATTCCTCAAACAGACACACCTGGAGCTAAGCAAATGGGCCTGCACCTGTTTGTTTTAAAAATGCTGGATGATTGCCAGGAGGAGAAGGAGCAGAAAGCTTTTATGAACGGATTAAAACAATTCGAAGAGCTGACACAAAAACAGTTTGGGGCCTCTTTTACGGCGTGTAATCCGAAGCAGCGACAAGAGATACTGACAAAACTAGAAGCCAGGAATGCACCGGAGGATGTACTGGCTTTTTACAAAATAATGAAAGATCAAACCATAAAAGGATACCTGAATTCTAAAGTTGTGATGACGGAGCTACGGGTATATGAACTGATACCGGCCAGGTACAATGGTTATTTTCCGGCAAATAAAGCATTAGTAAGTTAAGCTATGGCGAATTTAAATACTGAAAGCGTAAAACAACGTACCTACGATGCCATTGTAATTGGATCAGGTATAAGTGGGGGGTGGGCAGCCAAAGAATTAACCGAGAAGGGCTTAAAAACCTTGCTACTGGAAAGAGGGCGCGATGTAAAGCACCTGAAAGATTATCCAACTACTAATATGTATCCATATGAATTTGAGCACAGGCTCGAGATTCCGCAGGATATAAAACAGGCGAATCCGGTTATAAGCCGCTGCTATGCCTTCCGTGAAGATGCCATGCATTTCTTTGTGAAAGATACCGAACAACCTTATGTACAGGAAAAGCCATTCGATTGGATCCGTGGTTACCAGGTTGGAGGTAAGTCATTGTTGTGGGCCAGGCAGACACAACGCTGGAGTGATTTTGATTTTGAAGGCCCTGCCAGAGATGGGTTCGCAGTAGACTGGCCTATTCGGTATAAAGATATTGCCCCCTGGTATAGCTATGTAGAGAAATTTGCAGGTATATCCGGTAATAATGATGGGCTTCCACAACTACCCGACGGAGAATTTTTACCTGCTTACCCGCTTAACTCTGTAGAAGATCACTTTAAACAGCAGCTGAAAAGCAAATTTAACGACAGGCATGTGATCAGTGCCCGTTGTGCCCATCTTTCAAAACCACAGCCTGTTCACCTGGAGCAGGGCAGGGCACAGTGCCAGAACAGAACACTTTGCCAGAGAGGCTGTCCGTTTGGTGGTTATTTCAGTAGCAATGCCTCTACCATTCCATGGGCCCAAAGAACAGGTAATTTAACACTTCGCCCTTATTCTGTAGTAGAGTCTATTCTCTATGATGATAAGGCTGGCAAAGCAAGTGGTGTTC contains these protein-coding regions:
- a CDS encoding sugar phosphate isomerase/epimerase, with product MKVLSKSTILIAFVLFSLLGINNATYGQKHPETKLGWKLGAQAYTFKQFTFFEAIDKIDSCNLRFVEAYPGQVLGGGMEGKMDYKMPDEQRKEILKRLKKKGVKMVSFGVIAPGSEEEWRELFLFAKAMGIETITSEPKPEDLPLLSKLCEEFKVNVAIHNHPQPTRYWSPDIVQAALEGQSKRIGVCADIGHWTRSGLDPVSCLKQLEGRVFQLHVKDMHEKDLKAHDVHWGDGVTNIAGVIQELIRQDFKGILSAEYEYNWYKSTPDVKESVQYFRSVVSKELKGSTL
- a CDS encoding gluconate 2-dehydrogenase subunit 3 family protein; this encodes MRRRSVVKSLLFFTGGVMILPSCITEERKASVLLNNLSVSEDQEKLLAEVAETIIPQTDTPGAKQMGLHLFVLKMLDDCQEEKEQKAFMNGLKQFEELTQKQFGASFTACNPKQRQEILTKLEARNAPEDVLAFYKIMKDQTIKGYLNSKVVMTELRVYELIPARYNGYFPANKALVS
- a CDS encoding GMC oxidoreductase gives rise to the protein MANLNTESVKQRTYDAIVIGSGISGGWAAKELTEKGLKTLLLERGRDVKHLKDYPTTNMYPYEFEHRLEIPQDIKQANPVISRCYAFREDAMHFFVKDTEQPYVQEKPFDWIRGYQVGGKSLLWARQTQRWSDFDFEGPARDGFAVDWPIRYKDIAPWYSYVEKFAGISGNNDGLPQLPDGEFLPAYPLNSVEDHFKQQLKSKFNDRHVISARCAHLSKPQPVHLEQGRAQCQNRTLCQRGCPFGGYFSSNASTIPWAQRTGNLTLRPYSVVESILYDDKAGKASGVRIIDANSKEAVEFYADIIFVNASALNTNQILLNSVSGRFPNGLGNDSGVLGKYVAFHNYRARVTAEYEGLLEYTTDGRNPAAGGYVPRFRNLYKQETDFLRGYAAGFSAKRYFEEDRSGFGADLKSRLLNPKLGIWRVGSHMMGETIPKEESRVSLDKSKKDDWGVPLLNISMAYDDNDEKMIADYHEQFTDMFTKAGFTNIKTTDSKQAPGLDIHEMGGVRMGHDPQTSMLNKHNQLHACKNVFVTDGSCMTSTSTQNPSLTYMALTARAVDFAVNEMKKGNL